The DNA window TCACAGTGGGAGGtgtggaaattaaaataaatataatattgctTTCTCATCATGCTAAACCTTGGAAAAATAAGTAAGCAGTATGTCTTAAAATACAAAGCATTAAGAactactttttttgtggggcaaagagtgacttgcccacggtcacactgctagtaactgtcaagtgtctgaggccatatttgaactcaggtcctcctgaatccagggccagtgctttatccactgcaccacctagttgcccccaagaatTACTTTAAAACAGGCATAAAGGAACCTATACATTCTGAAGAGGGTTGACCCCATATACTTATTCCCATGATGTGCTCATGCTGAAACATTTGGAACCTAATCTTTTGAAAATATCTTTCAATCCTGTGGCACATCATTTTGAATATAGGCAGTAAAGGAAAATCCTCATTTTCTAGAGATGGGTTTGATTTTACAGGCTGTCAAAAATTTGTTGGAAGCTAAGTCTCCACACTAAGGTGGGCGGTTAATCAGAACAATATTCTTCAGCAAGAACAAAATGTAACTATAAAACAATGAGtggattttttaaacaaatgcacAACACAAAGGCATAATGTTCAAACAGCCCCCttgagattgttgttgttgagtcatttcagtcatgtccaactctttgggggcccatttgggttttcttggctgagatactggagtggtttgccatttccttttccagctcattttacagatgaggaaactgagacaaacagggttaagtgacttgttgtgggtcacacagctagtaactgtctgagatcagatttgaactcacatcttcctgactcctgacctggcactctctccattgcactacctaactgcctacTCGTTGGGACCCTAAGATACTTCACACTAATTCCAGTGATGTTACCATTATTCCAAACATTTTGGAAACTCCTTTTAGGACAGCTTTTTGCCAATTAATGAATTAGCCTCATTTTTAGTTATACTCTAGGTCTATCACTGTTACTGGTGTTATTTCTCACATCTTCAGTTACCattaattgttttaaataatGATGTCTTCCAAATGTATTCTGTATATCCACATCTTTCATCCTAATTAGTATAACCCAATTGTATACAAGTGATGAATAACTTTAAATGAATTTAGGTTTTAGCTGGGGAACAGATTTAAGTCTTTTTGCAAGGAAATCTAAATGATGACTTCTTTAAGAAGTCATACTTTGgggaaaaattaatttgtataatTTACAACCAATTTATTATTTCAGAGCTATTCATATTCCAAACCTCAACAATGTAGAGGTTTCTTAAATTCGGGCTTTAGCTGGGTTAGAAGTACataaataataactagcatttatattgcattttaaggtttgcaaagcacttcataaataagATCTCTTTTATATCAGCACCAGTCACTAAATAAGGTGAAGTATGATTGAAAGAATgagggatatttagcctggatACAAGGAAACTAAGGGAAGGCATGATAATGGCCTTGGAATATCTTAAGGGGTTTTCTTATGGCAAAGGACTCTGGGGGATACAACTCTACATAGAATAAGTATAGCAGAGCTATGGagaataaatataatagaatagaaaaaagcaggaaagttggaaattgagagacttgggttctagtcctggctctcaTACTATTGAGAACTGTGACCCTGCTCCAGCAATAACAGCAATGATGATgagaaatacatatgtatatagtgctttaagttatacaaagtgttttgtatatattactttatttaatcttcataacaatctCAGGACATGGGTACTattgttatcccaattttacaggtagggaaactgaaatacagaaaggttaagtaatttgcccagggtcatacagcaagtaagggtctgaggcaggatttgaattcagatcttcttgactccaagtccagcattctatattACATACACCACCTTTTCAGTTGCGTCAGACTCTtcaaaccccatttggggttttcttggcaaagatactgaagtggtttgccatttccttctccagctcattttgcagatgagaaaactgaggcagagttaaatgacttgcccagagtcacaccactaataagtgtcagaggcaggagtcttcctgactccaggcccagcactgcaccacctagctgcctctttacaCCACCTGGGTGCCTCATATTGTCTGCATATCTTAGAAAAACTGCTTTTCTGTTTCTAGGAGATGCAAGCTCTCCAGTGCGCTGCTGGAGGAAATGTGAATGTGGAGATGAATGCAGCCCCAGGGGTGGATCTGACCCTCCTACTGAACAACATGAGGGCTGAGTACGAAGACTTGGCTGAGCAGAACCGCAGGGATGCTGAAGCCTGGTTCAATGAAAAGGTTAATctcttttggatttttaaaaaaatgtgcctGGTGTCCTGATAATAGTCACAGAACTAAGACTTGACTGCCTTTCTCTGGTGTTTTCAGAGTGCATCTCTGCAGCAGCAGATCTCAGAAGACGTTGGAGCCACCACATCAGCGCGGAATGAACTGACCGAAATGAAACGCACCCTTCAAACCTTAGAAATTGAGCTTCAGTCTCTCTTAGCCACGGTAGGACACGAATGACTTCTCAGTGGTCTCTGATCATTTTCAGGTGCTAGTTAGCTGGGCAAGCAACAGCAGCTGGAGGGTCGGGTTGGGTGGGCTCGCCTAATGTGCTGCTGGGAGCTAAGACAAGGAAGCACACCTGAGATGAGGGGATTGCTACTGCCACCATGTGTATAGGACAGACAGAGAAGCAAGCATCCCCCAAGCGTTGCTCTCCTCTCCTTTGGACCCTGGTACATAGCTCTGATCATCACTCCCTAGGTATGGCTTCAACCATTTTCATATCATGCAAaaattggctttaaaaaaaaacaaaacactggagatggtctttctgtcttcattctctctccactccaatccgtCTTTGGCACATAAATTAATTATGCTCAAAATCCTTTGGTGCCTCTCTGTTGCCTACTAAATAAATACAGAATCTTTTAGACCCTAAACTATCTGATGCTACCTTGCTTCGCAACTCTAGTTTATATTTACTCTCCACAATGTACCCTAATGGAGTGTTTTCCATGTCCTGAACAAGTAGTGGAATTTCCTACCTAGTTCTTAAGTCTCGATTGCCCCTttcttgactttttcctcatttaCTTATGTCCCACGTTACAAACTCTACCTTGCATTAGTGATTCTCTTTTGGCTTTCCTCTGTACTCATCTGAGTATTtcatattataatttttcatctGTTTGATGTCCCCTTCCCCATCACTAGAGTATAAGCTTTTGATTGTCATTTCCATGAAGGCAGTGACTCTGACAgcagactttttttaaaaaccccagaACATGGAATAGTACTCAGCTCAGCTCAAAATCACTCTTTTAATCAAATTGAAAATCACTGTCCCTCACTATGTGTACACACAGGTAGAAGAGGGATCTAAGATCTCCTCAACACAGGGTGAGAACTCTGTCACCAAAGCACATCACAACCATCTGTCATTTGGTAGATCAATCATTGGGAGCTGCCTGAGGCATATAGAGATGAAGCAACTTGGCAACAGAAAAACATAAGATAAAGCAATCAATTGACCTAGACTTCATAGTGTCCAATAAGCTATCTAGTTtccttggagagagagagagagagagagaggagagaggagagagaggagagaggagagagaaaagaaggaaggaaggaaggaaggaaggaaggaaggaaggaaggaaggaaggaaggaaggaaggaaggaaggaaggaaggaaggaaggaaggaaggaaggaaggaaggaaggtattaTATCTCATCTCATGCTCAATGAAGTTTTCAGGAACAAATtttgtcatgtccaactttttgtgacaccatttgggttatcgcagcaaaaatactggagtggttttccatttcctttcccagctcattttgcagttgaggaaactaaggcaaataagattaagtgacttgtccagagtcacatggctaataagtatctgagcccatatttgaactcaggtcttctgactccaggccagtacactatctactgaaccacctagggGCCCTGTAACAGATCTAAATAAGTCCATTGCAATATGAAacaaggttttgttttattttgtttttaagttaaatttggagtgggaagacccaagttcatatctcgattctgctacttactaatcTCTGTGAACCTGGCAAAAGTACTCAGCCTCTaaggaactcagtttcctcatctgtaaaataagacgtctggattagatgacctcttagtTCCCTTTTCAGCCTTAAATCTACAGTGCTTTGATCCCTAGACCCAtccctggtggtggtggtgggcccTTTGTTCcctagagtatatatatatatatatgctggcAAGCCAAGGACACCTTAGAATTCAGATAGAGGGGAGAGCCAAAGCCCAGAAGTGTTTAGGAGGCATGAGAGCATCTGTCCCAGAGGACCACTGGTCACCACCAATCCCTGCTGGGACCATCTGCTATTGTCATAGGTTCTTGGCAACTGAGaaaccagagatttttttttccacatcagCTATGGAAATGTCACAACATATTTAGGGTTTGACGAGTGCAGCAACCCTAATTTGAGACACTGGTCTCAAAACTAAGATTTTACATCTCCTAATAATTCCTACAAAGCAGTGTGGGGTCCTGAatttggacctgggttcaaatctctggctctgctatttactatctctgtgaccttagataaaacattttaatcctctcagccttggtttcctcatctcttaaataaGGGGCCTATCAGTTCCCTCCCTGCTTTATCTACACCCATGATTCTATAATCTCATGATTCCCGAGACTTGACTTGCATGCATGTCCACATGAAATCCCAAAGCTTTACAGGAGGTTCTCAATAGAAGAATGCCACAACTCTATGGATCTGAGTAAATTCTATACATTCTTATGTTTACCCATAACAGAAACACTCACTTGAATGCTCGCTGACTGAGACAGAAGGGAACTACTGTGTGCAGCTCTCACAAATCCAAGCCCAGATCGGAGCCCTAGAGGAGCAACTGCAGCAGGTCAGGACTGAGACCGAGGGCCAGAAGCTGGAGTATGAGCAGCTGCTGCATATCAAGGTCTATCTGGAGAAGGAGATCGAAACCTACTGCCTTCTGATCGATGGAGATGAAGGGTAGGtagttaggtggaacagtggatggagcgctgggccagaaatcaagaagatctgagtccaaatctagcctctgacacttataagcagtgcaaccctgggcaagtcactaaacttctatctgcctcagtttcctcatctgtaaaacagggataataacagcatctacttccttgggttgttatgaggataaaatgaaattgtttGTATAGCAGTATATATAACAGAGTATTTGGGATATAACTGAGTATTTCCCTGATTCCTAGGTAAAGCAAACTCTATATAAGACaaaatatgagggggcagctaggtggcacagtgcataaagcactggccctggatccaagaggacctgagttcagacacttgacatttattagctgtgtgaccctgggcaagtcacttaaccctcattaccctacccccccccccaaaaaaagaaaaaagacaaaatattttgGATTTGGTATAAAACTGGATCCTTAGAAAATGAATGAGGATTAACTCAACCATAAACTCTccagagaaaaatatgaaatgtgaTGCTGAAAAGACAGATATTTACTGGGACAGATCCACTTTTCAATAgcagaaaagtgaaaaatgtcaTCTCATTCGGTGGCTAAGTTTTTCTAGTCgtttataatatactttaatatatagtttataatataattataatatattataatattcttACTAAAGTTCTTAAGAAAATCTAATAGTAAgaggctggacctggagtcaagaggacccgaaTTCAAGTGGCTGTTGGAACATGGATAAGGCACTTAATTTCTCAGCACCACCACTCCCAATCAACTCTCAAAAACAATATTACTTATAATCTTCTAAtcttatcatagatttagaactagaaagaacctcagaagaaatgaatccaaccccctcttttttgtagatgaggaaatagattcagatgttatgacttgcccagggtcacatggctaagaataaatgaatgaatgaatgaatgaatgaatgaatgaatgaatgaatgaatgaatgaaaaaatgctttaccatgtgccaggtgtGGTGCTGAACACAGGGGATACCAGcagaaaaagaagacagtccctgctttcaagcaGCTCAAATTCTAgtcagggaagacaacacatgtagAAGAGTTGAACTGTAGGGAGGAAGGCAAGGGCCAGGGGTCTTAAGAGCCAGCttcagggcagatggcaaggtcCAGGAAGGCTTAGAATAAACACAAGGGCATCTGATGCCCCTAAGGAGCTGCCTTCTACCATTGGGAAGGCAAGAGTAGATCTGAGGGCAGAGGAGGCATCTGCTAGGGTCAGAGATAAGGTTCAATGTTCAatcaagagaggaaaagaaggcacTGGCAGGAAAGTTGAGGGTAGATTCTAAGGAAAGTGGAGGCTCAGATGAGGTCATCTAGGTGCCAGAAGATGGGGTATCAGGAGGCTTTCCCATGGAGGTGGCAGAAGGGAGGCCCCAGTTAATGAGTATCTATGGTGGTTGTTGAACCTAGGTCATCCTGACACTACACACTATATCATACTACCTTCATAGGTGAAGAGAGTTGACTTTAAATACTGAAGGTTTCCTAGACCAAAGGAatcacagagagagaaaaagatgggggggggggggagagagagagagagagagagagagagagagagagagagagagagagagagagagagagagagaattgaggaTACAGTAGTCAATAGAAGCCAGATTTTGTCTTCACCAGCATAGAGAAGGATCTCAAGTTCAGGACTTCTAAGGAATGggtgaaggaactagggatgatagaagagaagacttagtggaagatagaagggcaAATGGCAgctgttcaagtatttgaagagttatCATGTCGTGGATGGGACTcttcttatttaataaatgtaataatcaatattatctatttattctgcttgactccaAAAGATAGAACAAGGAGCATGGGGGGGTTGGGTTACCACAAAGCAAATTAAATTCAATGTCAGGGAAAACCTCTTAACAATCaaagctgtcccaaagtggaatgagctgccctGGGAGGGGGTGAGGTCCCCCCTTGAAGATCTTCGAGCACAAGCTGGACTCCTGCTCCCTGGCTGAGCAGCAGAAGGAATCTTTTTTCAGGAATGGGTTGGGTTACATGGGCCCCAGGGTCTCTTCTGAGTCCAGGATCTTGTCACTGAGCCTCTCTCACCTTTATGACCTACTCAACCACCCTTTATTCCCACAGAGCCTGCAAGTCTGGAGGTTACAAGTCTAAAGATCATGGATCTGGAAATCTGGGAAATCAAGCTAAAGGTAACTGGAATGAAATTCTGTTTCTAAACTACACTAATTGAATTATAATCTTCATTCAAAGTCACACCCCTGTGACCAGATCTTCCTAGATTCTAAGAtccctgaggccagggactgtaCTTCATTTCATCACAGTTTTCCTACTGCCTAGTCCAGTGCCTTGCCCACAGGAGCAGCTAAATGTGGGTTTAATTGAacttaaaaaggaaatatttacatTGTAATAATAGGACTAAACTgtgatacaaaatatataagctaaaataaaacaaatcattatattaaatattaatagtaAATACATAAGACTATATTATAACAAATACTAATAGAATATGTCTTTACATACTTCTgataagtgaatttcccagggtcacacaggtagtaagtatctgaggccagatttgaactcagtttttcctgactccagcctcagtgctctagccactcaATGCCTCTGAATCACACAAAaagcctgtattcaaatcctCCTCTTACACatactgtgtgatcctaagcaagttacTTCCCTTCTCAGTGgtccaagcaactctctaagactataaattgtcaAGAAATGAGTCATTAATCCATATATAAGAATTTCTgagggccacatattgacttagttttaaaatgtaatatctacattttattatatttctatttgttttgttaaacatttcccaattatattttactcTGGTTGGGCACTCAGATGGGGTCTGTAGGCTGGATGTTTAACATCTCTGATTTCCCCTACTGAAGATCTTCCACATATTGGCCCCTTGATTCTACCTACTCCATTCTGTATTACTTCATACTAGTCTTCCCATGagtctctgaattcctcatcttCCTTTCCCATAGAGCAATGACATTCTATTCCATTTCCAGACCACactttgttcagacattccccaatctATGGGCACCCAATTTTGTTTCCACAAAGAGTTCTGCCACACATATCTGCTCTTCTATACAGAGCCTCTCTTTCTCACAATGCCCTTCTTGGGGCACATAGCCAGTATTGGGGTCACTGGGTCATGAGGTCTctccagtatttctttttttttttttttagtgaggcaattggggttaagtgacttgcccagggtcacacagctagtaagtgctaagtgtctgaggccagatttgaacccaggtcctcctgactccagggccagtgctctatccactgtgccacctagctgccccacttctaaACTTCTAAAGGttctcttccatttcctctccagaTTCCAGTAAAGCCATTGTGGTGAAAAAGGTGCTTGAGGAAATTGACCAACGAAGCAAAGTCCTCACCACCAGGCTTCAATCTCTGGAAGAAAAGGCCCCAGGCAATTAACTGCAGATGAACAGAGCCAAGGGTCTCATGATCAATGCCTccagagaagagaatttgagaaACCATGTGAACACATGAGCaattctaaaaagagaaaaaaaaaatgtagtttttcCTTTTAGTTCCTGAAATGTAGCTTCTTTCTGTGCAATAGGTGTGGCCAGGTCTGTTtagccatacacacacacacacacacacacacacacacacacacacacattcatgtaAGGTAGCATCATCTGGTTAACATCATCTGAAGCAGCATCACCTACAATGATGGGATTTGTCAACTTGCTACATCAGTGTAGGCCAAGGTTGTTGATGATTACTCAACCTGACCTC is part of the Dromiciops gliroides isolate mDroGli1 chromosome 4, mDroGli1.pri, whole genome shotgun sequence genome and encodes:
- the KRT25 gene encoding keratin, type I cytoskeletal 25; its protein translation is MSLCLSSGPRRSCSRPTTGSVRLSSGGSSFGTGNTCGVPGIGSSFSCAFGSSSTGGNSSTSCASFLGSEGGLLSGNEKVTMQNLNDRLASYLDNVRALEEANAELEEKIKGWYEKFGPGSCRGLDHDYSRYLPIIEDLKNQIIASTTSNANAVLQIDNAKLTADDFRLKFESELAFHQNVEADVNGLRRVLDELTLCRTDLEIQYETLNEELTYLKKNHKEEMQALQCAAGGNVNVEMNAAPGVDLTLLLNNMRAEYEDLAEQNRRDAEAWFNEKSASLQQQISEDVGATTSARNELTEMKRTLQTLEIELQSLLATKHSLECSLTETEGNYCVQLSQIQAQIGALEEQLQQVRTETEGQKLEYEQLLHIKVYLEKEIETYCLLIDGDEGACKSGGYKSKDHGSGNLGNQAKDSSKAIVVKKVLEEIDQRSKVLTTRLQSLEEKAPGN